In the Sus scrofa isolate TJ Tabasco breed Duroc chromosome 7, Sscrofa11.1, whole genome shotgun sequence genome, one interval contains:
- the LRRC73 gene encoding leucine-rich repeat-containing protein 73 isoform X2, giving the protein MLPSSIQISGEPLSGAEVRDICRGLRDNAVRLLSLRGCRLCDRDFGRICRALAGATSLAQLNLNLGVVSSPGRIKQLAEALRTNRSIQSLFLHGSPLTDAGLALLNPALALHPALVALDLGDCMLGDEAINLICGLLPPDGAKSGDHVAGMLAVAVASSRTLEVLDLEGTGLTNQSAQTLLDMVENYPTALRSLVLAENSISPELQQQICDLLSEGEEEEEVAGGAGDTQERERGREPAAHQRGSSSWMCPSDPSSQMVLMTSGLGDSLLAETEM; this is encoded by the exons ATGCTACCCAGCTCCATCCAGATTTCGGGGGAACCGTTGTCAGGTGCCGAGGTGCGGGACATCTGCCGCGGCCTGCGCGACAACGCCGTGCGCCTGCTCTCACTGCGCGGCTGCCGTCTCTGCGACCGCGACTTCGGCCGCATCTGCCGGGCCCTGGCGGGGGCCACATCCCTGGCACAGCTCAACCTTAACCTGGGTGTCGTGTCCAGCCCCGGCCGCATCAAGCAGCTGGCGGAGGCGCTGCGGACCAACCGCTCCATCCAGTCCCTCTT CCTTCATGGAAGCCCCCTGACAGATGCGGGGCTGGCCTTGCTGAATCCAGCCCTGGCCCTTCACCCTGCCCTAGTGGCTCTGGACCTGGGGGACTGCATGCTGGGTGATGAAGCCATCAACCTCATCTGTGGCCTCCTCCCCCCAGACGGGGCCAAGTCTG GTGACCACGTGGCAGGGATgctggctgtagctgtggcctccAGCCGCACCTTAGAGGTCCTAGACTTGGAGGGCACAGGGCTCACCAATCAGTCGGCTCAG ACCCTGCTGGACATGGTAGAAAATTACCCCACAGCTTTGCGGAGTCTGGTGTTGGCTGAGAACAGTATcagcccagagctgcagcagcagatCTGTGACCTCCTCtctgagggggaggaggaggaggaggtggcaggaggAGCTGGCGACACGCAGGAACGAGAGAGAGGGCGGGAGCCTGCTGCCCACCAGAGGGGCAGCAGCTCCTGGATGTGCCCCAGTG
- the LRRC73 gene encoding leucine-rich repeat-containing protein 73 isoform X1 — protein sequence MLPSSIQISGEPLSGAEVRDICRGLRDNAVRLLSLRGCRLCDRDFGRICRALAGATSLAQLNLNLGVVSSPGRIKQLAEALRTNRSIQSLFLHGSPLTDAGLALLNPALALHPALVALDLGDCMLGDEAINLICGLLPPDGAKSGLKELTLSANPGITPKGWSRLAIAVAHSSQVRVLNLDYNPLGDHVAGMLAVAVASSRTLEVLDLEGTGLTNQSAQTLLDMVENYPTALRSLVLAENSISPELQQQICDLLSEGEEEEEVAGGAGDTQERERGREPAAHQRGSSSWMCPSDPSSQMVLMTSGLGDSLLAETEM from the exons ATGCTACCCAGCTCCATCCAGATTTCGGGGGAACCGTTGTCAGGTGCCGAGGTGCGGGACATCTGCCGCGGCCTGCGCGACAACGCCGTGCGCCTGCTCTCACTGCGCGGCTGCCGTCTCTGCGACCGCGACTTCGGCCGCATCTGCCGGGCCCTGGCGGGGGCCACATCCCTGGCACAGCTCAACCTTAACCTGGGTGTCGTGTCCAGCCCCGGCCGCATCAAGCAGCTGGCGGAGGCGCTGCGGACCAACCGCTCCATCCAGTCCCTCTT CCTTCATGGAAGCCCCCTGACAGATGCGGGGCTGGCCTTGCTGAATCCAGCCCTGGCCCTTCACCCTGCCCTAGTGGCTCTGGACCTGGGGGACTGCATGCTGGGTGATGAAGCCATCAACCTCATCTGTGGCCTCCTCCCCCCAGACGGGGCCAAGTCTG GCTTGAAGGAGCTGACGCTTAGCGCCAACCCTGGCATCACCCCTAAGGGCTGGAGCCGCCTCGCCATTGCCGTGGCCCACAGCTCCCAGGTCCGCGTCCTCAATCTGGACTACAACCCCCTGG GTGACCACGTGGCAGGGATgctggctgtagctgtggcctccAGCCGCACCTTAGAGGTCCTAGACTTGGAGGGCACAGGGCTCACCAATCAGTCGGCTCAG ACCCTGCTGGACATGGTAGAAAATTACCCCACAGCTTTGCGGAGTCTGGTGTTGGCTGAGAACAGTATcagcccagagctgcagcagcagatCTGTGACCTCCTCtctgagggggaggaggaggaggaggtggcaggaggAGCTGGCGACACGCAGGAACGAGAGAGAGGGCGGGAGCCTGCTGCCCACCAGAGGGGCAGCAGCTCCTGGATGTGCCCCAGTG